From a single Azospirillum fermentarium genomic region:
- a CDS encoding undecaprenyl-diphosphate phosphatase, whose protein sequence is MFEQVVQAALLGIVEGVTEFLPISSTGHLILLVDLLGFEGPPGKVFEVVIQLGAILAICVVYFARLWHVVTGMIARDPRAWRFATAIVLAFLPAAVLGVLLHKIIKEVLFNPTVVSVALVVGGIAILLIERLVPPARHHEIESFTPWLALRIGLFQSIAMIPGVSRSGATILGSLLMGVDRKTAAEFSFFLAIPTMLGATVYDLGKNWGSLSFDGGLIIAVGFVMAFLSGLLVVRSLVDFVGRYGFAPFGWYRIVLGLSMLGLLYL, encoded by the coding sequence ATGTTCGAACAGGTCGTTCAAGCCGCCCTCCTCGGCATCGTCGAGGGGGTGACCGAGTTCCTTCCCATCTCCTCCACCGGCCACCTGATCCTGCTGGTCGATCTTCTGGGGTTCGAGGGACCGCCGGGGAAGGTGTTCGAGGTGGTGATCCAGTTGGGCGCCATCCTGGCCATCTGCGTGGTGTATTTCGCCCGCCTGTGGCACGTGGTGACCGGCATGATCGCCCGCGACCCGCGGGCGTGGCGGTTCGCCACCGCCATCGTGCTGGCCTTCCTGCCCGCCGCGGTGCTGGGGGTGCTGCTGCACAAGATCATCAAGGAGGTGCTGTTCAACCCCACCGTGGTGTCGGTGGCGCTGGTGGTGGGCGGCATCGCCATCCTGCTGATCGAACGGCTGGTGCCCCCCGCCCGCCATCACGAGATCGAAAGCTTCACGCCGTGGCTGGCGCTGAGGATCGGGCTGTTCCAGAGCATCGCCATGATCCCCGGCGTGTCGCGGTCGGGGGCCACCATCCTGGGGTCGCTGCTGATGGGGGTGGACCGCAAGACGGCGGCGGAATTCTCCTTCTTCCTGGCGATCCCCACCATGCTGGGGGCCACGGTCTACGACCTGGGCAAGAACTGGGGCAGCCTGAGCTTCGACGGCGGGCTGATCATCGCCGTCGGCTTCGTCATGGCGTTCCTGTCGGGTCTGCTGGTGGTGCGGTCGCTGGTGGATTTCGTGGGCCGCTACGGCTTCGCGCCCTTCGGCTGGTACCGCATCGTTCTGGGGCTGTCGATGCTGGGGCTGCTCTATCTTTAA
- a CDS encoding NAD(P)-dependent oxidoreductase, which produces MAKQKMLGFVKTAQCLPDKRKADDRRQDFREIYARFSDERANEQANRCSQCGVPFCQVHCPVGNNIPDWLKLTAEGRLEEAYEVSQSTNNFPEICGRICPQDRLCEGNCVIEQSTHGAVTIGSVERYITDTAWEKGWVKPRAPERELGLSVGIIGAGPAGLAAAEQLRAKGYEVHVYDRYDRAGGLLVYGIPGFKLEKDVVERRATLLADAGVVFHLNFDVGRDATLETLRDRHAAVLIATGVYKARDLGVKGDGLGNIVPALSYLTVSNRKDLGDAVPEYDDGSLNAAGKDVVVIGGGDTAMDCVRTAIRQGAKSVKCLYRRDRKNMPGSQREVAHAEEEGVEFLWQAAPEAFEGTGVVSAVKAVRIHLGVADATGRQTPQVIDGSEFTIPADLVVKALGFDPENLPVLFGSPDLKVSRWGTVLANPHTKMSSLDGVFAAGDIVRGASLVVWAIRDGRDAAEQIHAYIKAKAAAPVLAAAE; this is translated from the coding sequence ATGGCGAAGCAGAAGATGCTGGGCTTTGTGAAGACCGCGCAGTGTTTGCCGGACAAACGCAAGGCCGACGACCGCCGCCAGGATTTCCGGGAAATCTACGCCCGTTTCTCCGACGAGCGCGCCAACGAGCAGGCCAACCGCTGCTCCCAGTGCGGCGTTCCCTTCTGTCAGGTCCACTGCCCGGTGGGGAACAACATCCCCGACTGGCTGAAGCTGACCGCCGAAGGCCGTCTGGAAGAAGCGTACGAGGTGTCCCAGTCCACCAACAACTTCCCCGAGATCTGCGGCCGCATCTGCCCGCAGGACCGCCTGTGCGAAGGCAACTGCGTGATCGAGCAATCCACCCACGGGGCCGTGACCATCGGCTCGGTGGAGCGCTACATCACCGACACCGCCTGGGAAAAGGGCTGGGTGAAGCCGCGGGCGCCGGAACGGGAACTGGGCCTGTCGGTGGGCATCATCGGCGCCGGCCCCGCCGGGCTGGCCGCCGCCGAACAGCTCCGCGCCAAGGGGTACGAGGTGCATGTCTACGACCGCTACGACCGCGCGGGCGGCCTGCTGGTCTACGGCATCCCCGGCTTCAAGCTGGAGAAGGACGTGGTGGAGCGGCGGGCGACGCTGCTGGCCGACGCCGGCGTGGTGTTCCATCTGAATTTCGACGTGGGCCGCGACGCCACGCTGGAGACCCTGCGCGACCGTCACGCCGCGGTGCTGATCGCCACCGGCGTCTACAAGGCGCGCGACCTGGGCGTGAAGGGCGACGGGCTGGGCAACATCGTGCCGGCGCTGTCGTACCTGACCGTGTCCAACCGCAAGGATCTGGGCGACGCGGTGCCGGAATACGACGACGGCTCGCTGAACGCCGCGGGTAAGGACGTGGTGGTCATCGGCGGCGGCGACACCGCCATGGACTGCGTGCGCACCGCCATCCGTCAGGGTGCCAAATCGGTCAAGTGTCTGTACCGCCGCGACCGCAAGAACATGCCCGGTTCGCAGCGCGAAGTGGCGCACGCCGAAGAGGAAGGCGTGGAGTTCCTGTGGCAGGCCGCCCCGGAAGCCTTCGAGGGCACGGGCGTGGTGAGTGCCGTGAAGGCCGTGCGCATCCACCTGGGCGTCGCCGACGCCACCGGGCGCCAGACGCCGCAGGTGATCGACGGCTCGGAATTCACCATCCCCGCCGATCTGGTGGTCAAGGCGCTGGGCTTCGACCCGGAAAACCTGCCGGTCCTGTTCGGCTCGCCGGACCTGAAGGTGTCGCGCTGGGGGACGGTTCTGGCCAACCCGCACACCAAGATGAGCAGCCTGGACGGCGTGTTCGCCGCCGGCGACATCGTGCGCGGCGCCAGCCTTGTCGTGTGGGCCATCCGCGACGGCCGCGATGCCGCCGAGCAGATCCACGCCTACATCAAGGCCAAGGCCGCCGCGCCGGTTCTCGCCGCCGCCGAATAA
- the gltB gene encoding glutamate synthase large subunit gives MTTEMNQGEQFAADFVRNAADLTTAHAYNPADEHDACGVGFIAAIDGKPRRSVVEKGIEALKAVWHRGAVDADGKTGDGAGIHVQVPQKFFKDHVRVIGHTPPDNNLAVGQVFLPRISLDAQEDCRCIVEAEILNAGYYIYGWRQVPLNVDIIGEKANATRPEIEQIIIGNSKGVSEEQFELDLYVIRRRIEKAVAADNIAGFYICSLSARSIIYKGMFLAEQLTSFYPDLLDERFESNFAIYHQRYSTNTFPTWPLAQPFRTLAHNGEINTLKGNVNWMKAHETRMEHPAYGAHMADLKPIIGTGLSDSGALDAVFEVLMRAGRSAPMVKMMLVPEALTASQTLPEEHKSLIAYCNSVMEPWDGPAALAMYDGRWVVGGMDRNGLRPMRYTITTDGLIIGGSETGMVKVDETQVVEKGRLGPGKMIVVDLAKGVLYKDKEIKDVLAAQKPWGKWVQATTHLDELVQSASRKGEPADMDRAELRRRQQSFGLSMEDMELILHPMVEDAKEAVGSMGDDSPIAVLSEKYRGLHHFFRQNFSQVTNPPIDSLRERRVMSLKTRLGNLGNILEEEESQCRLLQLESPVLSTAEFNAMRAYMGDTAAEIDATFPVDGGPDALKDALKRIRQEAEDAVRGGATHLILTDEAMSATRAAIPMILATGAVHTHLVRSNLRTFTSLNVRSGECLDTHYFAVLIGVGATTVNAYLAQEAIADRQRRGLFGGLSLEEGMARFKKAIDEGLLKIMSKMGISIISSYRGGCNFEAVGLSRALIAEHFPAMVSRISGIGLNGIQKKVLEQHALAYGEDAAPLPVGGFYRFRRSGDRHSWEGGIMHTLQQAVSEDSYSTFKKYSEAVQKRPPMQPRDLLEFRTIRPAVAIDDVESITAIRKRFVTPGMSLGALSPEAHGTLNVAMNRIGAKSDSGEGGEDPARFKPDRNGDNWNSAIKQVASGRFGVTAEYLNQCRELEIKVAQGAKPGEGGQLPGFKVTEMIARLRHSTPGVTLISPPPHHDIYSIEDLAQLIYDLKQINPDAKVCVKLVARSGIGTIAAGVAKANADVILISGNSGGTGASPQTSIKFAGLPWEMGLSEVHQVLTLNRLRHRVRLRTDGGLKTGRDIVIAAMLGAEEFGIGTASLIAMGCIMVRQCHSNTCPVGVCVQDPALREKFTGTPEKVVNLFSFLAEEVREILSNLGFRTLNEVIGRTDLLHQVSRGGAHLDDLDLNPLLAQVDPGENARYCTLQGRNEVPDTLDARIVADARPLFEEGEKMQLTYNVRNTQRAIGTRLSSMVTRKFGMFGLQPGHITVRLRGTAGQSLGAFAVQGIKLEVFGDANDYVGKGLSGGTIVVRPTTSSPLKTNENTIIGNTVLYGATAGKLFAAGQAGERFAVRNSGASVVVEGCGSNGCEYMTGGTAVILGPVGDNFGAGMTGGMAFIYDEDGSFERHVNPESIVYQRIEVGHYESMVKALIQEHVDETQSRFAEQILNDWSRVKGKFWQIVPREMLNRLEVPVTADVKAIPAE, from the coding sequence ATGACCACCGAGATGAACCAGGGTGAACAGTTCGCCGCCGATTTCGTGCGCAACGCCGCCGACCTGACCACCGCCCACGCCTACAACCCGGCGGACGAGCACGACGCCTGCGGCGTCGGCTTCATCGCGGCCATCGACGGCAAACCCCGCCGCTCGGTGGTGGAAAAGGGCATCGAGGCGCTGAAGGCGGTGTGGCACCGGGGGGCGGTGGACGCCGACGGCAAGACCGGCGATGGTGCGGGCATCCACGTGCAGGTGCCGCAGAAGTTCTTCAAGGATCACGTCCGCGTCATCGGCCACACCCCGCCGGACAACAACCTGGCCGTCGGCCAGGTGTTCCTGCCGCGCATCTCGCTGGACGCGCAGGAAGACTGCCGCTGCATCGTCGAGGCGGAGATCCTCAACGCCGGCTACTATATCTACGGCTGGCGGCAGGTGCCGCTGAACGTGGACATCATCGGCGAGAAGGCCAACGCCACCCGCCCCGAAATCGAACAGATCATCATCGGCAACTCCAAGGGCGTGTCCGAGGAGCAGTTCGAGCTTGACCTGTACGTGATCCGCCGCCGCATCGAAAAGGCGGTGGCCGCCGACAACATCGCGGGCTTCTACATCTGTTCGCTGTCGGCGCGCTCGATCATCTACAAGGGCATGTTCCTGGCCGAACAGCTCACCAGCTTCTACCCCGACCTGCTGGACGAGCGGTTCGAATCGAACTTCGCCATCTACCACCAGCGCTATTCGACCAACACCTTCCCCACGTGGCCGCTGGCCCAGCCGTTCCGCACGCTGGCCCACAACGGCGAGATCAACACGCTGAAGGGCAACGTCAACTGGATGAAGGCGCACGAGACGCGCATGGAGCATCCGGCCTACGGCGCCCACATGGCGGATCTGAAGCCGATCATCGGCACCGGCCTGTCGGACTCGGGCGCGCTGGATGCGGTGTTCGAGGTGCTGATGCGCGCCGGCCGTTCGGCGCCGATGGTCAAGATGATGCTGGTGCCGGAAGCGCTGACCGCCTCCCAGACCCTGCCGGAAGAGCACAAGTCGCTGATCGCCTACTGCAACTCGGTGATGGAGCCGTGGGACGGGCCGGCGGCGCTGGCCATGTACGACGGCCGCTGGGTCGTGGGCGGCATGGACCGCAACGGCCTGCGCCCGATGCGCTACACCATCACCACCGACGGCCTGATCATCGGCGGCTCGGAAACCGGCATGGTGAAGGTTGACGAGACGCAGGTGGTGGAAAAGGGCCGCCTGGGTCCGGGCAAGATGATCGTCGTCGATCTGGCCAAGGGCGTTCTGTACAAGGACAAGGAGATCAAGGACGTCCTGGCCGCCCAGAAGCCGTGGGGCAAGTGGGTCCAGGCCACCACCCATCTGGACGAGCTGGTCCAGTCGGCCTCGCGCAAGGGCGAACCCGCCGACATGGACCGCGCCGAACTGCGCCGCCGGCAGCAGTCGTTCGGCCTGTCCATGGAAGACATGGAACTGATCCTGCACCCGATGGTGGAGGACGCCAAGGAAGCCGTCGGCTCCATGGGCGACGACAGCCCCATCGCCGTGCTGTCGGAGAAGTACCGCGGCCTGCACCACTTCTTCCGCCAGAACTTCAGCCAGGTGACCAACCCGCCCATCGACAGCTTGCGCGAACGCCGGGTGATGAGCCTGAAGACGCGGCTGGGCAACCTGGGCAACATCCTGGAGGAGGAAGAGAGCCAGTGCCGTCTGCTCCAGCTTGAATCGCCGGTGCTCAGCACCGCCGAATTCAACGCCATGCGCGCCTATATGGGCGACACGGCGGCGGAGATCGACGCCACCTTCCCCGTGGACGGCGGCCCCGACGCCCTGAAGGACGCGCTGAAGCGCATCCGCCAGGAAGCCGAGGACGCGGTGCGCGGCGGCGCCACCCACCTGATCCTGACGGACGAGGCCATGAGCGCGACCCGCGCGGCCATCCCGATGATCCTGGCGACCGGTGCGGTTCACACCCATCTGGTGCGGTCCAACCTGCGCACCTTCACCTCGCTGAACGTGCGGTCGGGCGAGTGCCTGGACACCCATTACTTCGCGGTGCTGATCGGCGTCGGCGCCACCACGGTCAACGCCTATCTGGCCCAGGAAGCCATCGCCGACCGCCAGCGCCGCGGCCTGTTCGGCGGGCTGTCGCTGGAAGAGGGCATGGCCCGCTTCAAGAAGGCCATCGACGAGGGCCTGCTGAAGATCATGTCCAAGATGGGCATCTCGATCATCAGCAGCTACCGCGGCGGCTGCAACTTCGAAGCGGTCGGCCTGTCGCGCGCGCTGATCGCCGAGCATTTCCCGGCCATGGTCAGCCGCATCTCCGGCATCGGCCTGAACGGCATCCAGAAGAAGGTGCTGGAACAGCACGCGCTCGCCTATGGTGAAGACGCGGCCCCGCTGCCGGTCGGCGGCTTCTACCGCTTCCGCCGTTCGGGCGACCGTCACAGCTGGGAGGGCGGCATCATGCACACCCTCCAGCAGGCGGTGAGCGAGGACAGCTACTCCACCTTCAAGAAGTATTCCGAAGCGGTGCAGAAGCGCCCGCCGATGCAGCCGCGCGACCTGCTGGAATTCCGCACCATCCGTCCGGCGGTGGCCATCGACGACGTGGAGAGCATCACCGCCATCCGCAAGCGCTTCGTCACCCCCGGCATGTCGCTGGGTGCCCTGTCGCCGGAAGCCCACGGCACGCTGAACGTCGCCATGAACCGCATCGGCGCCAAGTCCGACTCGGGCGAGGGCGGTGAGGATCCGGCGCGCTTCAAGCCCGACCGCAACGGCGACAACTGGAACTCGGCGATCAAGCAGGTGGCGTCCGGCCGGTTCGGCGTGACGGCGGAATACCTGAACCAGTGCCGCGAGCTGGAAATCAAGGTGGCCCAGGGCGCCAAGCCCGGCGAGGGCGGCCAGCTTCCGGGCTTCAAGGTGACGGAGATGATCGCGCGGCTGCGTCACTCGACGCCCGGCGTGACGCTCATCAGCCCGCCGCCGCACCACGACATCTATTCGATCGAGGATCTGGCCCAGCTCATCTATGACCTGAAGCAGATCAACCCCGACGCCAAGGTGTGCGTGAAGCTGGTGGCGCGGTCCGGCATCGGCACCATCGCCGCCGGCGTGGCGAAGGCCAATGCGGACGTCATCCTGATCTCCGGCAACTCCGGCGGCACCGGGGCCAGCCCGCAGACCTCGATCAAGTTCGCCGGCCTGCCGTGGGAAATGGGCCTGTCGGAAGTGCATCAGGTGCTGACGCTCAACCGTCTGCGCCACCGCGTGCGGCTGCGCACCGACGGCGGGCTGAAGACCGGGCGCGACATCGTGATCGCCGCCATGCTGGGTGCTGAAGAGTTCGGCATCGGCACCGCCAGCCTGATCGCCATGGGTTGCATCATGGTGCGCCAGTGCCATTCCAACACCTGCCCCGTGGGCGTGTGCGTGCAGGATCCGGCGCTGCGCGAGAAGTTCACCGGCACGCCGGAGAAGGTGGTCAACCTCTTCTCCTTCCTGGCCGAGGAAGTGCGCGAAATCCTGTCGAACCTGGGCTTCCGCACCCTGAACGAGGTGATCGGCCGCACCGACCTGCTGCATCAGGTCAGCCGTGGCGGTGCGCACCTGGACGATCTGGACCTGAACCCGCTGCTGGCCCAGGTCGATCCCGGTGAGAACGCCCGCTACTGCACCCTGCAGGGCCGCAACGAGGTGCCCGACACCCTGGACGCCCGCATCGTCGCCGACGCCCGCCCCCTGTTCGAAGAGGGCGAGAAGATGCAGCTCACCTACAACGTGCGCAACACCCAGCGCGCCATCGGCACGCGGCTGTCGTCCATGGTGACGCGCAAGTTCGGCATGTTCGGCCTGCAGCCCGGCCACATCACCGTGCGCCTGCGCGGCACGGCGGGGCAGTCGCTGGGCGCCTTCGCGGTCCAGGGCATCAAGCTGGAAGTGTTCGGCGACGCCAACGACTATGTGGGCAAGGGCCTGTCGGGCGGCACCATCGTCGTGCGTCCCACCACCTCCAGCCCGCTGAAGACCAACGAGAACACCATCATCGGCAACACGGTGCTGTACGGCGCCACGGCGGGCAAGCTGTTCGCCGCGGGCCAGGCCGGCGAACGCTTCGCCGTCCGCAACTCCGGTGCCTCGGTGGTGGTGGAAGGCTGCGGGTCCAACGGCTGCGAATACATGACCGGCGGCACGGCGGTCATCCTGGGGCCGGTGGGCGACAACTTCGGCGCCGGCATGACGGGCGGCATGGCCTTCATCTACGATGAGGACGGCAGCTTCGAACGCCACGTGAACCCGGAAAGCATCGTCTATCAGCGCATCGAGGTCGGCCATTACGAGTCGATGGTGAAGGCGCTGATCCAGGAGCACGTGGACGAAACCCAGAGCCGCTTCGCCGAGCAGATCCTCAACGACTGGAGCCGCGTGAAGGGCAAGTTCTGGCAGATCGTGCCCCGCGAAATGCTGAACCGTCTGGAGGTGCCCGTCACCGCCGACGTCAAGGCGATCCCGGCCGAGTAA
- a CDS encoding ATP-binding protein, whose translation MPFLHYLEIENFKTFGSRQRIELNHPSVLAGPAGSGKTSALQALALWSQAVRTWHEARRSAAPRDRGAVPLNRLAIAAVPVRRVRLLWHRASVRTGNTDIPMTITAGIDVDGTAVPVTMRFRSQGDDLLYARPDDPADMGTIARAAALSVTLLPPVAGLDMEEPVLPPARIAALLGQGHTGQVLRNLCRTVHRTSPDGWARIATLVEGMTGAALGTPEETAHGSIDLTYRHAGIREPLDLPSAGRGVQQILLILAGLFAHRGGVALLDAPDTHLEPRQQARLYPLLRDIAAEHGTQVILTAGSEIVLNDALDTNLTFLIDGKADDLTKKDDIRASLKPFGTEHYIKTRAPGHALYVDDPATLPMLRALAGRTGHPAARVWAERINAFLADDGGIVPQDHFDGLTGFMPGLRGLAILGGGAGGGTVTHGGLTLVHWQRHGVANHVVTPDLLARYTLRDADLFSPRAADVQAVLDALVLEFVFDSSLPDFQTWKESPARAASLIWAAKTQQRDLNRFAELFFRRLSERTGGAPLLAPGDFHHLVPLADPSAIDPEVGAVLDHLHALFTAGATPSA comes from the coding sequence ATGCCGTTTCTGCATTACCTTGAGATCGAGAATTTCAAGACCTTCGGCAGCCGGCAGCGGATCGAACTGAACCACCCGTCCGTGCTGGCCGGGCCCGCCGGCAGCGGCAAGACCAGCGCGCTCCAGGCTCTGGCCCTGTGGTCGCAGGCGGTGCGGACGTGGCATGAGGCCCGGCGCAGCGCCGCCCCCCGCGACCGCGGGGCGGTGCCGCTCAACCGGCTGGCCATCGCGGCGGTGCCGGTGCGCCGGGTGCGGCTGCTCTGGCACCGGGCCAGCGTGCGCACCGGCAACACCGACATCCCCATGACCATCACCGCCGGCATCGACGTGGACGGCACGGCGGTTCCGGTCACCATGCGGTTCCGCAGCCAGGGTGACGATCTGCTCTATGCCCGCCCCGACGATCCGGCGGACATGGGCACCATCGCGCGGGCGGCGGCCCTGTCCGTCACCCTGCTGCCGCCGGTGGCGGGGCTGGACATGGAAGAACCCGTGCTGCCGCCCGCCCGCATCGCCGCCCTGCTGGGCCAGGGGCACACCGGGCAGGTGCTGCGCAACCTGTGCCGCACGGTCCACCGCACGTCCCCGGACGGCTGGGCCCGGATCGCCACCCTGGTGGAGGGAATGACCGGGGCCGCCCTCGGCACACCCGAGGAGACGGCCCACGGGTCCATCGATCTCACCTACCGCCACGCCGGCATCCGGGAACCGCTGGACCTGCCGTCGGCAGGGCGCGGGGTGCAGCAGATCCTGCTGATCCTGGCCGGGCTGTTCGCCCACCGCGGCGGGGTGGCGCTGCTGGATGCGCCCGACACCCATCTGGAACCGCGGCAGCAGGCGCGGCTGTACCCGCTGCTGCGGGACATCGCGGCGGAACACGGGACGCAGGTGATCCTGACCGCCGGGTCCGAGATCGTGCTGAACGACGCGCTGGACACCAACCTGACCTTTCTGATCGACGGCAAGGCCGACGACCTGACCAAGAAGGACGACATCCGCGCCAGCCTGAAGCCGTTCGGCACCGAGCATTACATCAAGACCCGCGCGCCGGGCCATGCGCTCTATGTGGACGATCCCGCCACCCTGCCCATGCTGCGGGCGCTGGCCGGGCGCACCGGCCACCCGGCGGCGCGGGTGTGGGCGGAGCGGATCAACGCCTTTCTGGCCGACGATGGCGGCATCGTGCCCCAGGACCATTTCGACGGGCTGACCGGTTTCATGCCCGGCCTGCGCGGGCTGGCCATTCTGGGGGGTGGTGCTGGGGGCGGCACCGTCACCCACGGCGGACTGACGCTGGTGCATTGGCAGCGGCACGGGGTGGCGAACCATGTGGTCACCCCCGACCTTCTGGCCCGCTACACGCTGAGGGACGCCGACCTGTTCAGCCCCCGCGCCGCCGACGTGCAGGCGGTGCTGGACGCGCTGGTGCTGGAATTCGTCTTCGATTCCTCCCTCCCCGATTTCCAGACGTGGAAGGAGTCGCCGGCCAGGGCGGCCTCGCTGATCTGGGCGGCCAAGACGCAGCAGCGCGACCTGAACCGTTTCGCCGAGCTGTTCTTCCGCCGCCTGAGCGAGCGGACGGGCGGGGCGCCGCTGCTGGCTCCCGGCGATTTCCACCATCTGGTCCCCCTGGCCGATCCGTCGGCCATCGACCCGGAGGTGGGGGCGGTACTGGACCACCTGCACGCCCTGTTCACCGCGGGCGCAACACCGTCGGCTTAA
- a CDS encoding complex I NDUFA9 subunit family protein — protein sequence MSFRYQIVTVFGGSGFIGRHLIRRLARSGAIVRIATRNPNKAQFLKTAGAVGQIVPLAVDVRSDDSVARAVDGADVVINLIGALHNDGPWTVEAAHVQAAGRIARLAKAAGARRFVHVSAIGADAKSAAEYGRTKAAGEKAVLAAFPEATILRPSIVFGPEDQFFNRFGAMAQIAPALPLIGGGKTRFQPVYVGDVAEAVVAALHDPKAQGRTYELGGPTVYTFKELLALTLKEVHRKRLLLPLPWKAAEILGGLCEKIPLITPPLTKDQVEMLKTDNVVSASAPGLADLGITPTTVEVTVPTYLSRFIVGGRYAAARESGHGVA from the coding sequence ATGTCCTTTCGCTATCAGATTGTCACGGTGTTCGGCGGGTCGGGGTTCATCGGCCGCCATCTGATCCGACGCCTGGCGCGGTCGGGCGCCATCGTCCGCATCGCCACCCGCAACCCCAACAAGGCGCAATTCCTGAAAACCGCCGGTGCGGTCGGTCAGATCGTGCCGCTGGCGGTTGACGTGCGCAGCGACGACTCCGTCGCCCGCGCGGTGGACGGGGCCGATGTGGTCATCAATCTGATCGGCGCCCTCCACAACGACGGCCCCTGGACGGTGGAGGCCGCGCACGTGCAGGCCGCCGGCCGCATCGCGCGCCTGGCCAAGGCCGCGGGCGCCCGGCGCTTCGTCCACGTCTCGGCCATCGGCGCCGACGCCAAGTCCGCCGCCGAATACGGCCGGACCAAGGCCGCGGGGGAAAAGGCCGTGCTGGCCGCCTTCCCCGAAGCGACCATCCTGCGCCCGTCCATCGTCTTCGGGCCGGAGGACCAGTTCTTCAACCGCTTCGGCGCCATGGCCCAGATCGCCCCGGCCCTGCCGCTGATCGGCGGCGGCAAGACCCGCTTCCAGCCGGTCTATGTGGGCGACGTGGCCGAGGCGGTGGTGGCCGCCCTGCACGATCCCAAGGCGCAGGGGCGCACCTATGAGCTGGGTGGCCCCACCGTCTATACCTTCAAGGAGCTGCTGGCGCTGACCCTGAAGGAGGTGCACCGCAAGCGCCTGCTGCTGCCGCTGCCGTGGAAGGCCGCGGAAATCCTGGGCGGCCTGTGCGAGAAGATCCCGCTGATCACCCCGCCGCTGACCAAGGATCAGGTGGAGATGCTGAAGACCGACAACGTGGTCTCGGCCTCGGCCCCCGGCCTGGCCGATCTGGGCATCACCCCCACCACGGTGGAAGTGACGGTGCCGACGTACCTGTCCCGCTTCATCGTCGGCGGCCGCTATGCCGCCGCCCGCGAAAGCGGCCACGGGGTGGCGTAA
- a CDS encoding ribonuclease D, protein MPIELHDGDLPDGLDLKSTARDNAIAIDSETMGLNPVRDRLCLIQLSNGDGTCHLVQFRRGVYDAPNLKALLTDPDLTKLFHFARFDVAIMKAYLGIDCTPIYCTKVASKLVRTFTDRHGLKDLCRDLLGVELSKQQQSSDWGAEELTPEQMKYAASDVLHLHDLKARLDVMLAREQRTHLAEACFRFMPARAELDLMGWEDPDILAH, encoded by the coding sequence ATGCCCATTGAGCTTCACGACGGCGACCTGCCGGACGGGCTGGACCTGAAGTCCACCGCCCGCGACAACGCCATCGCCATCGACAGCGAGACCATGGGCCTGAACCCGGTCCGCGACCGTCTGTGCCTGATCCAGCTGTCCAACGGCGACGGCACCTGCCATCTGGTGCAGTTCCGCCGCGGCGTCTATGACGCGCCGAACCTGAAGGCGCTGCTGACCGACCCGGACCTGACCAAGCTGTTCCATTTCGCCCGGTTCGACGTGGCGATCATGAAGGCGTATCTGGGCATCGACTGCACTCCCATCTATTGCACCAAGGTGGCGTCGAAGCTGGTGCGCACCTTCACCGACCGCCACGGGCTGAAGGATCTGTGCCGCGACCTGCTGGGGGTGGAGCTGTCCAAGCAACAGCAGTCCTCCGACTGGGGGGCCGAGGAGCTGACGCCGGAGCAGATGAAGTACGCCGCATCGGACGTGCTGCATCTCCATGACCTCAAGGCCAGGCTCGACGTGATGCTGGCCCGCGAACAGCGCACCCATCTGGCCGAAGCCTGCTTCCGCTTCATGCCCGCACGGGCCGAGCTGGACCTGATGGGCTGGGAAGACCCCGACATCCTGGCGCATTGA